AAGGCGCTAAGGACCCCTACGAGAAATCGACCGAGCCCACCCGTCGGTGAGCTCCGGGACGGAGCGGCGCGCTGCGAGGAGGAAGACAACGGAAGAGAACAGAGTGCCGTTCCGTGTGCGCTCCTGTCAACGCGTCTGCGCATTGCAGGTCGTTGCGGCTCCATGTGGCCGCGGGCGACAATTACATGAGCGCCTCATAAGGAGCCTGCTGCTCCCACAACGCCGGATCTATCTCGTTCGCCATGGGACGATAGGGAGGACGACCGGCTTATTTGCTCAGGTCGCCGGGGCACAACGCCTATGTCGAACGTGACAACCAAACGGTGGGCTAGAGTTGGCTAAGTCAGTACGTATTGGAGTCTATCGAAGAAGTGCAGAGCTATGCCACACGGTGGCTCTGGTTTTACAATAATGAACGGCCAAGCAAGGCCAATGGTGGCTTGTCACCACAACACGTCCCGGCAGCAGCATGACTTCTACTTGTGGCGTCAGTTAAAAAAGTGATTACCGGATGGCAGTTCGCCAGGCAGGCTTCCCGTCGTATTTGATAGATAGCTCGCCTGCCATGAGGTATCGGCGAAGCCGCTAGGTGTGAGAATTCGAATGTTGACGAAACCCGCTGATTCGGCCATTTCCTGCAGGGCCTGCGCGTTGAACCCCCGCTATCTGTGGGCATGTCAAGAGCAACAGCTTGCTGAAAGGTCTAGCGCAGAAAAGGGGACGCAGTCCCGGGTTTTCCTTGGAAGATCATTGAATGTTATTTTTTTTGCCTTGTACTAAAATCACGCCTCCATTATTTGAGAAAAAAGGAGTCGATTGTAAAAAATGATCTGAGAATTCAAGTAATCTGCGCGCTCTCTCCTGAGAAAATAGATTAATTATATGGGGAGGAAAAAATATACTCGTCTTTGATTCTATTTCCACACCAGTATTTTCAAAATATGATTTCATTTTCTCTTCCGAGAACAAATGCTCCGGTCCGGCTTCTTCATGCCACATCGGGTTTATGTTCTGTAGAAGGTCAAATATCTTTCGAAAAGATGAATCGTTGTTCTCTTCCCCAAAATAAATCCCGCCCGGTTTTAGAATCCGCGCAATTTCCCTGCAGGCATCTTTTGGGTTCGGTAAATGATGAAGAACACCATAGAGTAAGACATAATCAAAACATTCGTTGATGAAGGGGAATTTTGTTGCGTCAGCCGTAAAAAATACAGCTTTTGCTTTATAGTTGTGGCTTTTATATCTATCAATCGCTTGACGGATCATTCGCTTGGAAATATCAAAAGCAACGATATTGATATCGAAATCCATCAATTTGAAGGTGCTTCTTCCCTGTGCACAT
This region of Candidatus Binatia bacterium genomic DNA includes:
- a CDS encoding class I SAM-dependent methyltransferase, with protein sequence MRGNIIEWMQCPSCPSSKQLSYLSFDETKDEEIINGVVWCDECRNWYPIENYLLDFLPVELSYSDDRQQFWGRYATELKQLHLEETKSDGQADYALQYKQQTHFDWYANSDEQTYLSYEQTPFWISADKIAFDEWREMILPKKWLIDVGCAQGRSTFKLMDFDINIVAFDISKRMIRQAIDRYKSHNYKAKAVFFTADATKFPFINECFDYVLLYGVLHHLPNPKDACREIARILKPGGIYFGEENNDSSFRKIFDLLQNINPMWHEEAGPEHLFSEEKMKSYFENTGVEIESKTSIFFPPHIINLFSQERARRLLEFSDHFLQSTPFFSNNGGVILVQGKKNNIQ